ACCTGAGACGGTAAGAAAAGTTTATATTATATTAGGAAGTATAGATGTAATAGCATTAGTAGTAGGAATAGGGGCGTTTTTTCCTTTTTATATTAAAGAAGAATTTCCTTTGGTTACTTACATCCTTTCTGTAATAGGTGCAACGGTAGGAATAGTAGGAACTTTATATTTAGCCTTTTTGCTATCTATCTATCACACAATGAGATATGAGTTAGAAGAAGATAAACTGGTAGTTAGATGTGGGCACTATAGGGATGAGATAAAATATAGTG
The bacterium DNA segment above includes these coding regions:
- a CDS encoding PH domain-containing protein, with product MEVFKPETVRKVYIILGSIDVIALVVGIGAFFPFYIKEEFPLVTYILSVIGATVGIVGTLYLAFLLSIYHTMRYELEEDKLVVRCGHYRDEIKYSEIKKITKAGELGYPVMGGWFRLPGYYWDKYYFLKYGKWVTRYGTDSKKVLLIETEKNSTALIH